The following is a genomic window from Liolophura sinensis isolate JHLJ2023 chromosome 10, CUHK_Ljap_v2, whole genome shotgun sequence.
TAAGTTGTTAcaatttaagtattttcttgaataaaaccctaacggaGATAAGTTGACACGAGACATGATTTCGCTATTTGACGGCTTTGGTTTTGCGAGatatgtaatgttttattttatagtcGCCTTAGGTTTGTGAATTTACGCAGTGAGAGCGGTGCACGTGTAAGTAAATTTAGGACGGAGTGTCCAGAGCCGATGGCTATCTAAATCACAACTgtcagtgttttaatttttatgagtCAGTTGATCATTTTTTGATGCATTGTCCATTGTTTTTTAGTCGTAGGGAAGTGATGATGGATACAATAAAAGTGTCTTGATATGCTGGGTAGGATGACACTACTTTGTTATTATATGGACAATGCGATGTCAGTATGGAAATTAACGCGATTGTTTGGAGTGCTTGTGAACCGATTAAAGACGCTAAATGATTTGTGTAATATCTATActtgtataaaatatatctgGTTCGATACCTAATGTACACATAATTTTTATCGTCTTATCTCTTTCATACGAATGGACTTATCAGCACATTGTAAATGTTTGCACTTCATTATATCTATGTAAATTATGTGATGGCCTTCACACTATGACTCCCCTAGTTTTAAATCAGTTCAACACATAGTTTTCTCACCTTTAATTAAGTCTCTGTTGTTGTAAAACAGCGGCCTCTAAGTATTGCGCTTACGTATGTTCCGTGATCCAAATACACTATCATTAAAACAACTGATTCCGCTCAACATGGGGCtttgtcagaaagtttgtcagaccTGTGTCGAAGTGCGGCGGTTTATACTCGGgcaatccagtttcctccaaccaaaGATTCGCCTGCCCTTGTAtgcatgaaaaattcttgagtatctATATTCTATAAGCACGACATCCAATTCAAATGTTCATACTCTAAATCCATGAATAAACTGCATGACGAATACAAGGATAGGCATCTCAGTCTCACTTtctaattgcaactgttcatgaatGCTTACAAAGCCCCTAACCCCATGTTTGGCGGAATTAGACACCACTATGGCACATATCGCCAGAGATCCTGTCTATATTTGTTAACAAAAGTGTTAGAAGCCTTTCACTGACTTTTCGTCATTGTCTTTCTTCAGAAACTGGTGTTCTAAGATGGTGACGAAGATGATATCCTGTAAACAGATCAATGGTACTCATACCCAGCTGGAAAAGGAATGGCGACAATGCCCACACTTCCCCTTTGACTACTCCTGTAGTGGATTTCGGTGAGTATTCCACCAACGACCCATtcctcaaagccatttctgCCATTAAAATTTCAACAATGTTAACTGTTTACTTTCTAAAAAGAAActtagtcatttttttttgataacaTTAGACAGTCGCCCCTGTTTGTCATCTTTTTGACTTCACAATCAAATCACGTGAGATGTTCACATATTAACAAACATCAACAGTTTATTATgtaaaaatgtcacatgtttattATAGGAAACACGTTTACATATTTATCAGATTGTTACATCTAGTATAAACAGTCATGCTTACTGGActatttataataaaatatttattttaatatttcacatgtttactatgATAAACACATGTCTAGTTACTaagcatatttttttatgaataaacaccgAAACGCGTTTCTACACCATAACTTTTTAAGGTATAGTATAAACCGGTGATATGTGTCGATATAGGGAGACGGGGTAACCACTGTATTTTTGTTACAATGTTGTCCACAGGGCAGGTCTAAACAATGtgtagtttattatttattacaatGGTGTTTAATACCGTATGAACGAATGCTTCATTTAACCCCTGTGCGATTTTGTTACAGTGCTATTCGGAAAGCATATGTAACCATATAAGTTTGTTACGATGTTGTCCACAGGGCAGATGTAAGCAACGTGTAACAGTATTTCAGTTTCGACCAGAAGGCAGATGCAACCACCGTACAAATGTGACACATGCTGTCCAGAAGGCATATATAATCATAGTATAACTGTGGTACGGTGTTGTCCATAGAGCAGATGTAACGACCGTGTAAATCTGTTACATTTTTATCCAGAAGGTAGATGTAATCACTGTCTAACATCTGTTACAGAGTTGTCCAGAGGCCTACTTATGTCACGGTGTTCCGGGAGGTCCGGGATCTGGAGTGGCAGTGTTGTCCAGGATACTCCGGTCCTGAGTGTGACACCGGTAACGCTGACAAATCTAGTTCTTACCTCTCCACACCGTCTGATGCATGAACCATATTTCCATCCATATCCTTTGACCCATTGACTGGTTTACTAAATCTAAGACAATTACACAGTTATTTCTTCACTCgtttatcatttttattcaaCTCTTCGTTCTGCTATTTTTGTTAATCATtcagttatatattttaattatcctCCTTCGTGTGTTAAATTATCTTTACCTTTTTATCGTTCATTCACTGGATCCCTGACTCAGTATCTACTTAGTTACTCGAAGTCATAGATTCATCTCGTAATAATGGAACTCAGCGGTTCCTATTTATGTTCAACCATTCACAGTAATCTATAACTTTACCCAGGGCACCTGTCAGGTAGAAACATCTTACGgcatttggactgggttagGGAGACAGTCTGGACTAAGACGCAAAACACTAGTTAGCTAGAATAAAATGACAGAGCAAAGAGAAACCAGAGTACTGTAACCAACATGGTTAAAACAGTTTACATGGTGTCTAGGACAAAACCAGTGGTGAGTCAGAGACGGGTTAGTTACAACGCCGGGGTTACCCGGTCGGGACAAGCCACTCCTAACTTCCTTCCCTCTTCATACAGGAATAAATAATAACGCACACAAGAGTGATTTTGACAGAAGTACGCATGCCTTTTAAGGATAACTGGCTACAAGAATAATGGGCCAAGCTAACATGTATGCAGTCGCTTGGCGGAGGCCTATTCACATCATAGTAGAGCTGTAATATGTTAAACAAGCCTCGAATTAACCTGGCTTGAATTGGAATGGAACAATATTAAGATTTGTTAACCAATAAGACGCTGAAAAGTTGTACAGCCATTTTAAATTACCTTAAGGAGAAACATCTTAAGACCTCACGTcaatttcattattaaaattaGCATTACAATCTcctaaaagtatatatataatattgtaaGGGAAGATAGTTACTTGGAAGTAGAAGTAGTCGGCAGTTTCCAGTGATGCTCAgaagatatgtgtatataaactgCAGAGAGGTAAAAGAAAATGGCCTAAGATACAATGGCATAGTTTTATAGACCATACTGATCATATTGGATACCAGTAATTTGGAACTAagagtttgtgttttgttttttttttactttttggtgAAGCTGTTTTGGGTCTACTCATGCCAAACAGTGAAAACGGTATTTGGGCTGACAAAGACATTTGTGTCTTccacggtacatgtacatctgttcaaaaatagaattcaaacattagaatttaatttttaattttctcagTCAAAGTAAGTGATTATAATAAAAGGTCGTTTTGGATGAATGGCTAACGCTTGCTTAATCTTTTACTTATAAAATTACCACATTCGTATACATCAAACGACAATCACTTCTAGAAATGTCACCTTTCTTTTTATCTATATGAAGTCAAGTACTTGTTTATGGAGATTTAAAATAAGCCAATAAACTCCTGACGttgaagaggtttgtcagctaTCTGCCGTAGGTTGGTAGTTTGCTCTGGGACCCTGCCAGGTTTCCATCACCCACCCCATAAATActcaagttaaatattcttgagtgcatcGTCAAACCGCATTCCGATCGAATCAAATGAAATCCAGACACATATATGAATTAACATttatgaatgttttgtttttattttttcacacatttcagAATGCTTTAACTGCACAAATATACAGATGTTGCACGATCGTATTGAAGAACTGAACGAAAGGGTAAGTCTATTCGTGAAAATTGTCTGGATGAGACAGAGCAGTATACGCAACTTTCTTTAAAACATTTCAAGAAAGTTAAGGCAGTTTAATTCGCATACGTATTCCCCACCTCTCgttacaaaacaaataaatttcttttgtcTCATGGGGACCTCGCCATTTACAACGTTAAAATGATGCTTATGTTCGAAGGAGTTTAATGCAACGTGTCGGCTTAATAAATTGTAgcgaccttttttttttaccgattttgaacggtaataTGAGCACAGACAATGtggatattttgtgaaagaaattTGCTCCGAACGATTTGTTTGCCAAAAGTCAGCCTCTGACCAATTAGGTGACAGATTCGAATTCCACTATCGCCGAATTGGCTGCGTCATTTCGTCAAGCAACACGAGCTTTAGTAAGATTAGAAACAAAACCTCACTACACAATATCCGTTTTAATTCTACAGATACTGAAAATAAAGCAGAAGTGTTGTCAGTTTTTATATAGCTAATCAGTCTGCACGTTTGGAATATGTTACTTGTAGATGATACTTAAGATTTATCGACTTATTTCTTCAGGTTGAGAGATATCGGAATGGAGACAGTCAGAAACCTGCTACATCCCCGGAACCAGGGGCAGTAACTCCAAGCCAAGCGTCCGACGAGACACCGAAAGGGCCTGACATTTGTCAGTGTGAACCATCGCCACCTGGACCCCGAGGACCCCCGGGTCCTCCGGGTCCTCCAGGGAAACCCGGAATACCGGGTGTTGTTAAGGAACGAGGAGACATAATACCCACGTACCCTGAACGGAGTTCTGACAGGGGAAGTCCGGTCAATTTAGCACGGCAGCGTGGATCGGGAGGAGGCGGGGTCGGTGAGGGCGTTTGGGGGCCTCAGACCCCACTCGAAAGACAAGGTCCCAGAGGATTTACGGGGCCCAGAGGGTCGCCTGGAATTCCTGGACCTCCGGGACCTCGCGGCCTGGATGGACTTAGAGGGTATCCGGGTCATCCTGGAAAAACAGGCTTACCAGGAAAACCTGGACCACCGGGACCACCCGGAAATTCCGCTAGATACCGAACAGGACCCGGAGATTTTCCCTACGGTAAATTCTGTGATGAATATACAATggggtcgtgtgttcgaatccagctgtagCTGCTTAGGCTTCGGTTTTAAGCAaggaggtcggtggtttaatccaggctctccggtttcctcctaacTTTACAGCCTTCcaataagtgaactattcttaagAAAAACgttaaataaacatacaacatGGCAACGAAGACATTGCAGTAGCTAGCAAGTGGCCACACCTTACTAGCAAAGTCCAGCTTGTTTTCAATTTACTTGAGTTATGACTTCTTTCTAAATATTCCTGAAATGTTTAAACGGTGGGTGTAAATGGGTTGAACTTCCCATGTTATTAAATTCTGTCACGTGATCTCCTGGGGCGAAACGAAGGAGAATCATTACCATTGTGAAGATGAGCGAAGGGAATCCTTGAGATTCGCGACCACTGTTCTAATCTTACCTTAAGCAATGATGGTTGAGGGCGCATACACAGTTACCTGAGTAGTTAGAGTAGTaccctaactgatgtaaattgacaagaggccgtatttcaccgattacgtgcgaccatttgccaactgacacactgtagtcgctgctctgattttactcccgatgctgtacgtctgccacactgtcgtggctgctctggttttactccctatgctgtacgtctatcacactgtcgtctctgttctggttttactccctatgctgtacgcctgccacactgtagtcgctgctctggttttactccctatgctgtacgtctgccacactgtcgtcgctgttctggttttactccctatgctgtacgtctgccacactgtcgtcgctactctggttttactcccgatgctgtacgtctgccacactgtcgtcgctgctctggttttactccctatgctgtacgtctgccacactgtcgtcgctactctggttttactccctatgctgtacgtctgccacactgtcgtcgctgctctggttttactccctatgctgtagtCAGCTAAACTATCATATTACTGTAGACATCACGGTTTTCTCCAGCGGCAAACTGACCTATGCCATATTAGTGAAAGATTGTTAGTCatgacaataaaatatataaatttaaaaaaaggtcaGTTAGCAAACCTTTCCCTTAATAAATATCGCCAAACTTGTGTCTGCATTTTTTCTGCATTTATAGTAGTTTCATGTGTgctttaatgtacatatgttttacaGTGAATCCTATTGGCGGCATACCTGACACGACTGCGATCCTGGCCAGACTTCAGGTAAATATCTCGTCGCTAGGCGGCGCTGGTAAGTTCTCGATATGTTTAAATTCTAAAGATTCCCAGATTGTTTCATAGGGTCAGGTCGTGGCTTGATTTTGGTGTAGTTTTCATATGTTATGTATTTGCATACCGTAACAGGTATCGATTgtaattcatgataacatttACTTAATGCAATTGTTTTACCTATTTCATTACTGacacaaaacaatgtttgcTCAGGCAAAAAAGAATGAGtaagattcgaactctttctcAAAGTGCAAGATGTTTTTCCAGAGTGACTTCGTTAACTCGCTGTACTTTGAAGGCTGCTTTAGCCTCTGCAGCAGAAGTACGGATTTAAAAACGTACAAAATTATGTCAAAACTGATCAcagtataaaatttatttcttacgTATTAatacaaacgttaaccaaaacgaactTTGACAGCACACAGAATTATATACGTGAAAGtttcagttataaaataaagcaaagaaaGTAGATGAAGGATGTAGAAAACAGAGAAACTGAACGTTGTGAACTTAAAAAGCTCCTTAAGGAAGTCGGTGTGATTTGTGCTTCCGTTGAGACAGATGATCGGTAAATCAAAGTCAGttaaggttgcctaacatttttgacaagtcacataaTACAGTTGTACTGTTTTTACCATTAATGACAAATGAGTtagagtgagtgtttggggctaaacgtatttaacaatttttcagtcatgtgacgacgaaggcgTCCgtatagtgcatgtaatgtgcctccttgttgcggggcggattcccaccgctcttttatcgcttcactcagacgacttatgaaaggcaagtaagccgccccattTGAGCCATTATACGGGtcatccagtcgttgcactcccccttaatgctgaatgccaagccaGGAAGCTTCAACTTTCTCTTTGaaggtcttatgtgtgacccgagccaggattgaccctggacctcTGCCCCAAAGCGGAGCCATCCGGGCAGGACCAAATGAGatcgaactcaaaactccccaaCTATGCGTTATGATACCGTTTTTatttgcatacatgtttgtttattttattttagtccCTGGAAGAGAAAGTTTCGGTGATGACAACAGAGTTGTCGGAACACAAAATTAAGGAGAAAAAACTGGAGCTGTTGATGGCGCGCGTGCGCATTTTAGAAGAGCTTCTTCCGGTTTTATCAGGTCAGTGATAAAAATAACGCTTAAATATCGACAGTgcaaacaatgaaatgaaatttcttcatttttattgtgagtgtcttaaaatttatatttaccGGCCATGTTATTCATGTTTCACATCATGGTATTATGATTTGGACTAATAACTGGTAAAATATAGTCAGCAAAATTTATATTCCGCTTTGCTCATAATTAGAGcgaaaaattaagtaaaatgtaagaaaaaaacagtCGTTAAATTCAATTGACGAATGATATATACTTACTAGGCAAGTTACGAAAGCTAGATTTCGTTTGGTGTGATTATTAGTTTAACAGTGACATCACCAGACAGTGACATTTTATTCTTGCAATTCCCttgcatgttttattatttaacaaATCCGATGATAACATAATGTGAGACCCTCTTCACTTGGAATAGAAGGGCAGATTTTGACGTGTTTATGATCTTAATTTTTAATGCACGGTCATTATAGCTTTTGCTGTGGTACCCCCACTGCAAGAAAATGGCATGGCCAACCCTTGTGCATGAAGTTTTTAATGTCAAAATGTCATCGGATGAGTCCATTCTGCTATGGGTGTATCCTATATTTGAATGTTTGTCTAATGGCTGCACGTGCCCATGCGCATGTCCCCCTATCATGGCTGTTCCCATATGTACTTTTCAGAGCTGCGTGATACCAGTGAAATCCTTCCTGCTTTACGTTTGTTCGCTGACCAAACCAGACGAAACGTCAGTGACGTCAGCGTTCTTCCCACGCCACCAAACAACTCTAGTACCATGGCGCCATATAAAGCCGAAACAGACGGAGAACCAGAGTCAATAAACGACAATGACAAGTCgaaagaaaatgatttaaatatttaaaatacatagaTATAGGTGTCACTGTTATAAAATAGGTTGCTACTTTGAAAAACTTCAGCAATAGGCTGATATATCGGTAGACCAAATGTTGAGGAAACAGCGTGGTTTTCAAGTGTAGGACttgtatgaatatatatatatatatatatatatatatatatatatatatatatatatatatatatatatatatatatataagggttggccatatatatatatatatatatatatatatatatatatttatattcatacaaGTCCATCACAGCAGAATATTTTCTTACTACGTCATACAAGGTTTCGTATCGTGTCGGTTTGTTTTATGATTCCATCAAACCGTTACATACATATGGCTGCGGAAAATGACACAGCATAACCAAAGTATTTCCCAATTTAACAAATGcttgatatgtatgtatttttcttgtcttttagACAGGAACCAACAAATTAGTAACAgcaattaatgaatgaatgtgtATGGTTTAACATCACATCGGCAACATTTCAGTCACATCGTGGCGAAAATAAGCTAAAAACACGAGACCGTTCAGGTTTTCGATATGGCAGTGAGAACATCGAAAATCGTAACAAAAAtgttcggacatgtttaaaacaagataagaaaataaattagtCACAGGAAGAAGTCACCATCAAaaacacataggcctataccgATATTAGATTTCTGATAACGGTCATATTGATACATCATTTAAAAGATGTAGATAGTAATCATGTGTACTTTAGATGTTGATATTTCCTTCATGAGGCGTTGGTTCAATCCTAGCGTAGTCCAGGGAATACTTGGCATTCCCTCCACCGTTCTCGGAGTCTTAGTAGGAATTAACAGACGGCAGTGTTGTGTTCGTTGGACGGTTCAGTGTAGTAGCATTATATGAGGTGTGTAGGTCATTTGCCTTTCACTAATATGGTGTAAACATGTAagtcacatgtgaaaaagtcCGTcggttacttgccaaaggtcggtagtttacTCCGTGCagttcagttttctccaccataAAACTTGCCACAGTCGCgtttagtgaaatatttactgAGTGATTTAGTTGCTAGTTATCCATGGGCTAGGATGCATGAGATACGAGTTCAAACCATGTCTTAGACATGGAATTTGTACACTCCAGAGCTACAGCTGCTGGcggggccttagtgacaatagTCGATCGACAACactcgtgtggccatttgcgcGGCCTAATAGTCACTGAAGACCactcgtcttccaccagtatgctTTCTGTATGTCACGGTTTGAAAGTTCTTcattaacttgtcaaaggttggtggtttatcccgggcactTCGTATTCCTCCACCGCCGAGGTATTTCTTGGGTTTATACAACACTTaatcttgagtgcggcgttgaacaccaatcagaaaatgAGATAAATGTGCATAATCGACGTCATTAATGGTTTTCCGACAGAATGAGTCCAAAGGCTAGACTTTGTCCTCAAGGATACCTAAAATTATCCAACAACTTATGAAATCTCCATAAGACAATTGTAATGTAGATTCcatgttttgttcatttattttcatgaaacaaTGCAACGCAACTGTATGAACTGTTCTTTGATGAATTATCATGTAATTAGCGTCCATGAtaatgtgtaaaacatatttaCGTTCAACCTTAAAATGTTTAGCGTAAAAAACCACATACCTAAGTTTGATATCTGGTTTTCTTTCTCACGTCTGTTTTCTACCGCTAGCAAAACTAGATGATTCCATTTATGAGTTCTCGATCTCATGTGTGTTTTACGGAACTATACAAAGTCGCAAAGTCATTCATTAAAACCGAGCCAGTATTAtacagaaatgtacatcagtCGCACAATAAATCAGAATATGCACAATTATAGGCTTATCCCTTGTCTATATTTCTATTCATCATCAACCATTCCATGGCTTTTATATGTCTTCCCAGAAACCAGTCCgcacaaaatttttatttccagaACTAATGTGTACGAGTATAGTACACAAATTTCTTATTTACTAATCTAATGTGTACGAGTAGTACAcaaaatttgtatttatataacaCTCTAAAAACCTAATGTGTACGAGTGGTACACAGTGTTTATGTAGTTGTGCAATTCGTGCACTATATCACAGTTACATGCGTCAATATCACATCATCTCCTTGTGTATATGCACAAATTTGTATATTATCGTTTTTAGAGAGCATGAAGGGTGTtacctccaccccccccccccgctcctCCTCCACTCTTTGGCGAAAAGAGACATGATCTGTCTGGTCCGTACGTTTGTCCGTCTAGTCGACCGCCACTTTTTGCTTTTCGTGTAATAGCTCCACAAAATATTGTCCGATTTTGATAAAATCTTTTGGGGCATATCAGCTCAAGGTCGAAAGCCGGAGTTATTCTTGTAAAGGTCCTGTAAAGATTCTGTAAGGGCCCTGTTAAGGTTCTGTAAGGTTTCTGTGAGGGTCCTGTAAAGGTTATGTAAGGGTTCTGTGATAGTCCTGTAAAGGTTCTGTAGGTGTTCTGTGACGGTTCTGTAGGGGTTCTGTGAGGGTCCTGTAAATGTTCTGTGAGGGTCCTGTAAAGGTTCTATCAGGGTCCCTTAAAGGTTCTGTCAGGGTTCTGTGACGGTTCTGTAAGGGTTCTTTAAAGGTTCTGCAAGGGTTCTGTGAGGGTCCTTTAGGTTTTCTGTGAGGGTCCTATAAATGTTCTGTAAGGGTTCCGTGAGAGTCCTGTAAAGGTTCTGTAAGGGTTCTGTAAGGGTTGTGTAAAGGTTCTGTGAGGTCATGTAAAAGTTTTGTAAGGTTATGTAAGGGTCCTGTAAGGTTCTGTGAGGGTCCTGTAACGGCTCTCTAGTCCTGTAAAGGTTCTGTGAGGTTTCTGTAAGGGCCCTGTAAAGGTTCTTTAACGGTTCTGTGAGGGTCCTGTAAAGGCTTTTTATGGGTTCTGTGAGGCTCCTGTTCAGTCCTTTCCTGTCGGTATCTGGTGGTAGTAGTCGGTAACTCCAGGTATACTCTGATTTCCAGAAAACGTAAAGAGAACCACTGTTTTTAGAACACATTGACATCCAAGGACAGGTCATAACCGTCATCGCCTTACAATTAATGTGTGGTTTAAAACACGTAACTACGAATTAGTTTTTGAATCAATAACGGGCAGAGTCTGTGTTGAT
Proteins encoded in this region:
- the LOC135476178 gene encoding collagen alpha-1(XXVI) chain-like; the protein is MDAERLVKPSWLSVPKAILFIGLLMCFTLHFAESSFRRNGNWCSKMVTKMISCKQINGTHTQLEKEWRQCPHFPFDYSCSGFRVVQRPTYVTVFREVRDLEWQCCPGYSGPECDTECFNCTNIQMLHDRIEELNERVERYRNGDSQKPATSPEPGAVTPSQASDETPKGPDICQCEPSPPGPRGPPGPPGPPGKPGIPGVVKERGDIIPTYPERSSDRGSPVNLARQRGSGGGGVGEGVWGPQTPLERQGPRGFTGPRGSPGIPGPPGPRGLDGLRGYPGHPGKTGLPGKPGPPGPPGNSARYRTGPGDFPYVNPIGGIPDTTAILARLQSLEEKVSVMTTELSEHKIKEKKLELLMARVRILEELLPVLSGAEWNCTDIRKARICAMSDKCRCDNTIDRVPDPPVPPPHLQRDMPELFNTMAFVVSRITKGKYAPGSKFAKTLPKTPNSDKMEHSKIRAEYEADVAYPASKHVSDTNAVPYVEMAIVSDAPSLSTCKLTVLFGFLFYVVAIL